In Delphinus delphis chromosome 11, mDelDel1.2, whole genome shotgun sequence, one genomic interval encodes:
- the DESI1 gene encoding desumoylating isopeptidase 1: MEPPNLYPVKLYVYDLSKGLARRLSPIMLGKQLEGIWHTSIVVHKDEFFFGSGGISSCPPGGTLLGPPDSVVDVGSTEVTEEIFLEYLSSLGESLFRGEAYNLFEHNCNTFSNEVAQFLTGRKIPSYITDLPSEVLSTPFGQALRPLLDSIQIQPPGGSTVGRPNGQS; encoded by the exons ATGGAGCCGCCAAATCTCTATCCTGTGAAGCTCTACGTGTACGACCTGTCCAAGGGCCTGGCCCGGCGGCTCAGCCCCATCATGctgg GGAAACAACTGGAAGGCATCTG GCACACCTCCATAGTTGTACACAAGGATGAGTTCTTCTTCGGCAGTGGCGGTATCTCCAGCTGTCCACCG GGAGGTACGTTGCTTGGGCCCCCAGATTCTGTGGTTGATGTGGGGAGTACAGAAGTCACAGAAGAAATCTTCCTGGAGTACCTGTCCTCCCTGGGGGAGTCTCTGTTCCG AGGTGAAGCCTACAACCTCTTTGAACACAACTGTAACACCTTCAGCAATGAAGTGGCACAGTTCCTGACTGGCCGGAAGATCCCTTCTTACATCACTGACCTTCCCTCTGAAGTTCTCTCCAC GCCCTTTGGACAGGCCCTGAGGCCCCTCCTGGACTCCATCCAGATCCAGCCTCCCGGAGGGAGCACGGTGGGCCGACCCAACGGCCAGAGCTAA